The Rubripirellula amarantea genome includes the window GACGAAGGGACGCTTCGTCTAAAAGCACGGGATTGGTGCCACCGTTTATATCGGTGTCGTGATCATAGACAATGGCTTCGGTCGGCTTTCGTCCACTATTGAGCGTAACGATTGTTCCCCCATCGACTTTGTTTCGCCCTGCCTGATCATCAATTCCAACCACGAAAATGTTTCGATTCTTTAGCAGATCCACATCCGCATCAAGAATCGCCATGGGTGTGATCATGGAAGATTCCGGAATCGCCATTGGAAGTCTGTAAATCCGAACGTCACTTTTCGCCGTGACCTCCATCATTAGATCCGAGTCATAGTACGTCGTTGTCAGGTCAACGAAGTCGCTGGTTGTAAAGCTATGAATCGTACCGTTTAAACCTCGAAACTGCCCAGTAAAGGTGGGATCGGAAACCGGCAAGTCATGAGCAGCAGTAATAAAATGAAAAGGCGTTATCAAGGCGGCCGTGCCACCGAGTCCAGTGATAGCCGCTTCGTCCAAAATAAAATCCTCGTTTGGTGAACCGTTAGCGAGGTAACGTTCATGACGAACCGGATCGAAATCGGCAAATAAGGCTGCAATACTATTGCCGGCCAGAGAGCAACTTACAGCCCAAACAGCAAGGATTGTGAACAAGCGGTGTGTGATCCGAAAACGAGCCACCGAAAGTGCGTTCATAGATGCAGCTCAAATGTGAAGAGAGTGTTCCAACCCGCACATTCTACTCTATCCACGGTAGCGCCAATCCTGGTTCCGATGACACTCTGGACTTTCGGTCGACTATCATAGCCATCCTTCGACGCGGTTTTCGGGGGTCTAGTTTTCCGTTACCGCTCGACCTGCCTTCCCCCACCCCACCTGAATTAGGAACCTACGTAATGCTGCGAAAGCTGACTTTCCCTGTCCTATTGACTCTGTTTGCTCTAGGAATGGACTCCTCCGCCCAGGCTGAACTTAAGATGTCACCGGTCTTCGGTGACTCCATGGTTCTTCAGCGTGATCAACCCGTTCGCGTGTGGGGTTGGACCACGGCGGGGCACGAAGTGACGGTTGCAATTGCTGGACACGAAGCAACCGCAACCGCCGATGAAGAGGGCCGCTTTGAAGTGCTGCTGGATGCCTTGCCTGCTGGCGGGCCTCATGAGATGACGATTGCCGCTGATGAGTCTCGGACCTTTACCGACGTCCTGGTTGGTGAAGTCTGGGTTTGTTCAGGACAATCCAATATGCAGTGGTCGCTTGGACAATCTAACGACGCAGATCTTGAAGCATTGACCGCGAAGTATCCGAACCTGCGTTTGATCACCGTTCCTACCATCGCAGCCCAAACGCCTA containing:
- a CDS encoding PEP-CTERM sorting domain-containing protein; the encoded protein is MNALSVARFRITHRLFTILAVWAVSCSLAGNSIAALFADFDPVRHERYLANGSPNEDFILDEAAITGLGGTAALITPFHFITAAHDLPVSDPTFTGQFRGLNGTIHSFTTSDFVDLTTTYYDSDLMMEVTAKSDVRIYRLPMAIPESSMITPMAILDADVDLLKNRNIFVVGIDDQAGRNKVDGGTIVTLNSGRKPTEAIVYDHDTDINGGTNPVLLDEASLRPGDSGYQALIRSGDDLALIGAHFGIVVPEGESANNSSNYLSFSSLLTGYLDQIDTVVAADGYAINRVTITAVPEPSATIVLAGAGLVGWLWRRKRKVQPSC